One region of Megalopta genalis isolate 19385.01 unplaced genomic scaffold, iyMegGena1_principal scaffold0985, whole genome shotgun sequence genomic DNA includes:
- the LOC143263643 gene encoding uncharacterized protein LOC143263643: MENVRNHVNVKLLSRWSGRYGAGRLIARPNFHSCTVFSEDFVAVQMKQLSIKFYKPIYIGMSVLDISKLHLYDFHYGYMLPNFQERCRILYTDTDSLIYQIICDDAYEMIKRDIHRYDTSNYDRNNVYGVPIANNKVLGLMKDENGGKIMTEFVGLRSKMYAIQVQDKDDVKKIKGIKTNVTIKNITFDDYLACLHDHLEKSVCVKLIMSIQHQVYSVSQSKLALSPYDDKRYILNNSIETLPWGHYKIAKGGEGEGEGVGES; this comes from the coding sequence ATGGAAAACGTTCGAAATCATGTAAACGTAAAGTTGCTCTCGCGATGGAGCGGTCGATACGGTGCTGGGCGTTTAATAGCTCGACCAAATTTCCATAGCTGTACTGTATTCTCCGAGGATTTTGTCGCAGTTCAAATGAAGCagctttctattaaattttataaacctatttacataggcatgtcagtgttggacatatctaaattacatttgtatgattttcattatggctacatgcttccaaattttcaagaaagatgcaggattttgtacacggacacggacagtttaatttatcagattatttgcgacgatgcgtacgagatgataaaacgtgacattcaccgatacgatacttccaattatgacagaaataaCGTGTACGGCGTTCCGATCGCGAATAATAAAGTATTAGGATTAATGAAGGACGAGAACGGAGGTAAAATCATGACAGAGTTTGTGGGTCTTCGCTCGAAAATGTATGCTATTCAGGTACAAGACAAAGACgatgtaaaaaagattaaaggaattaagactaacgtgacgattaaaaatataactttcgacgactatttagcatgccttcacgatcatttagaaaaatcagtttgcgttaaattgataatgtctatacaacatcaagtgtattcagtatcacagagtaaattagcattgagtccatacgatgataaacgatacattttaaacaattcgatcgaaacccttccttggggacattataaaatcgcgaaagggggagagggggagggagagggagtggGGGAGAgttag